The Vibrio alginolyticus NBRC 15630 = ATCC 17749 genomic sequence AATGTCAGATTCTGCTTCTTTCTGTTCGATGATGACGGACTCATCACGTTGAGCAATTTTATTCGCTACTCCATGTGGAATGACAACATAGCTTTCACCAACAATTGCGATTGCCAAAATACCTTTGATCAACTGCTCGCGGATAAGTGAATCTACATAAAGTGATTTCACTAGCGTACCGTGAGTGAAGTTGTATTTGATGTCGCCATCTTTTAAGTCGATCTTGTTCATCTCAATCAATTGATTGATCTGCGCTTTGATCTCTTTATTTAATCGCTCAGCATTTTGTTGCTCGCTCAATTGTTTATCACGCTCTAACTGTTGGCGTTTATTCTCTTCAACCGCCGCTTTTACTTCGCGTGCTTGAACGCGTGATTTTTTTGAGCCTTTCTTCGCTTTCTTTAGTTTCTTTTCATTAACTAAGCCAGCTTTCAGCATTTGTTCTTGAAGGGTAAGTTTTGCCATGTTTCATCCAGTTAGTGCGCAATTTTGGGCATTTTACCCACTATTGCCACTTGTAGTAAATAATAGTGCTTTCTATGGGTCTAAAATGTTTGGTTGGCTTGTTGTCTCTTTAATGGAAAGTGCAAAGCGGGCCTTCTCCAAAGCCCGCGAGCATTACTGAAATCTAGGTGGGTTATGGCTGCCACTGTTTAGATGTGACGAGGTTATCCATCACTTTGTTTACCGCTTGATGCGCTTTGTCGACAATGGTGTCTATATCGTTACGGTTCGCGATAAGCGGTGGAGCAAATCCGAGGATGTCACCATGTGGCATGGCGCGAGCGATTAAGCCTTGCTCTAAACAGGCCGCCGCGATTTGCGGGCCTACTTTCAAGTTTGGATCAAAGTGTGCACGGCGGAGCTTGTCTGAAGAAAACTCCAACGCATGCAACAAGCCAACGCCACGAGTATCACCGACCAATGGATGATCGTTAAACGTCTCCGCCATGCGTTGCTGCAAGTAAGCGCCGACTTCGGCTGCGTTTTGCACCAGGCCTTCACGTTCAATGATATCGAGGTTGCAGTTCGCGGCTGCCGCTCCCATTGGGTGACCAGAGTAGGTATAACCGTGTCCGATAGCACCCCATTGGTCGGTGCCGTTTTCTAGCACACTCCAAACTCGTTCACCGACGATCACGCCAGACAGCGGTTGATACGCTGAGGTTAACCCTTTCGCTACCGTGATGAGATCTGGTTTCATGTCGTAGTGGAGTGAGCCAAAATCGGAGCCGAGGCGACCAAAGCCACACACCACTTCATCCGCAATCAAGAGTACATCGTATTTGTCGAGTACTTTGCGAATCGCCTGCCAGTACCCTGCTGGTGGTGGCACAATACCGCCAGTACCGAGCACTGGTTCCGCAATCATTGCTGCTACCGTTTCTGGGCCTTCTTCCAAGATCATCGCTTCGAGTTGATCTGCGCAATATTGAGAGAATTCAAGCTCAGACATACTCTCGTCTTCACGGCGATAATAATATGGCGCGATGGTGTGTTTGATACGCTCAAGTGGTAAATCAAAATGGGCGTGGAACAACGGTAAACCTGTCAGTGAACCGGACGCGATACTTGAACCATGGTAGCCGCGGTCACGCGAAATGATTTTTTTCTTCTCTGGTAGACCACGAGCATTGTTGTAATACCACACCAACTTAAGTTGAGTTTCGTTCGCGTCGCTGCCTGACATGCCGTAGTAAACTTTGCTCATGCCTTCAGGCGCCATTTTGATGATGCGATCTGACAGTGTCACGAGCGCTTCGTTCGTATGGCCGACGTAAGTGTGGTAGTACGCCAGTTCTTTGGCTTGCTCATAAATCGCATCGGCCATTTCGGTCCTGCCATAGCCAATGTTTACACAATACAACCCGGCAAAGCCGTCTATCAGCTCGATGCCTTCTGAATCGGTGATGCGTATTCCGCTTCCGCTCGAGATAATTCTTCCCGGAAGCTCCCCGGCCGCATACTGCTTCAGGTGGGTTGAGGCATGAAATACTCTCTGACGATCGATCTCTAAAAGTTGTTGGGTTTTGTTACTCATGATCCTTCTCCTCGAATAATTGGATATCCATATTTCGTGTCTCAACTGCCACTGACGGTTGGTAAAGCGCCTAAGCAGCAGTATTTGATTTCACTGTATTCTTCAAATCCGTGACGGCTTCCTTCTCGTCCAAGACCAGACTGTTTCACGCCGCCGAATGGGATAGGGTGCCCTGTCATTTTGACGGAGTTCACGCTCACCATGCCAAACTCCAAACCGCGCATGCAGTGCCAAATTTGGTGAATATCGTGACCATAAACATAGGCAGCTAAGCCGTACTCAGTGTCGTTGCTCATTTCAATCACGGTATCTAAGTCTTGGTAAGGCAATACGCCTGCCACAGGACAAAAATTCTCTTCGCGATACACCGCCATTTCTGGGGTTACATCGGCTAGCAATGTCGGCGCGAAGAAGTTTTCGCCTGGTACGGGCTGGTGGTATCCCGCTACCAATCGCGCGCCTTTGTCGAGCGCGTCACGCACCAAATCATGCGCTTTATCCACCGCAGTGCGATTAATAAGCGGTCCCATGGTGGTTTTTTCGTCTAAGCCATTGCCCAAAACGATGTGGCTCATTTCTTTGGCAAACGCTTCCAAAAACGCTTCGTACTTATCGTCAGGGACGAATATACGGTTTGCGGCCAAGCAGTCTTGTCCTGCGGTTTGAAACTTCGCATCCACGGCGGCTTTCGCTGCTTGCTCGACATCCATATCTGGCAGCACGATGAAAGGGGCGTTACCACCGAGCTCCATACTGCACTTCTTCACGGTTTGTGCCGCGTCGCGTAGCAATAGTTTGCCTACTCGAGTTGAGCCTGTGAACGAGAGCGCTTTGACTTTATCGGAGTGACACAAGGCTTGTGACACCATCACCGCATCGCCAGTGATCACGTTAAAGACACCAGGTGGAAAGCCAGCTCGGTCTGCTAACTCTGCCAACGCTAACGCAGAAAAAGGCGTTTCACTGGCGGGCTTAATGAGCACCGGACAGCCTATTGCTAGTGCGGCAGCGGCTTTGCGTGTGATCATGGCATTAGGAAAGTTCCATGGCGTAATCAGTGCTGCGACACCAATTGGCTCGCGCACCGTTGATAGCTGCGCATTCGGAATATGACTTGGGATGGTTTCGCCATAACTGCGGCGTGCTTCTTCGGCAAACCAACGAACAAAGGATGCGCCGTAGTCAATCTCACCTACAGCATCACCTAGTGTTTTTCCTTGCTCCATCACCATCAAATGAGCAAGGTCTTGCTTTGATTCTAGAATCAGGTCGTGCCAACGCATGAGAATTTCAGCGCGCTCTTCTGCTTGCATTTTTCGCCATTGACGAAAGGCTTGGTCGGCTTCATCAATCGCTTGATAGAGTTGTTGCTGAGATAGCTTAGTGATGTAACCGATGACCGTGCCATCTGCTGGATTATCCACCGGATGAAATTGATCACCACTTACCCATTTGCCATTCACGTACGCTAAACCTCTCACCAAACGTACGTCTTTCATTATCGCCATCATGTCGTGTGAGGCTTTTAATTCTTCAGTGTGTAAGCTGTGCAGTGCTGCCATGAGTCCTTCTCCCAGCATCGTTGTCCATAATGAAACTGTAATGGAGAAGTGACCGAAATAATTTCTGATACCGAGGTTTAAAACGTCAGAACTTTCTTTTTAGTGCCGTTAAATATGGTGTTTTTTCTGTTCACGCCTGATACGCATTTTCCCTTTTATAACAAAGCGTTTTGGTTTACTTCGAATGTGCCCGCATCACGTTTGATTGTTTTTGTCACAATGTAAGTAAAGTAGCGCTCAATGCCCACATCTGAGTCTAACCAGTTGTCGATAAGCCGCTGATATTGGTCGATATCTTCTGACTGAATTTTAAGGATGTAATCGATACCACCGCCCGTGGCATAGCAATCAGTGACTTCTGGTGAATGTTGAACCAGTTGCTCGAAGCGTTTGAACGCTTGGGCGTTGTGTTCTTTGAGCGTAACTTCAACCATAACCGACGTTCGTTTGAACAAAATATCGGTATTTACTTTTGCTCCGTAACCTTCAATGATGCCTGCTTCTTCCAGTTTTTTGACGCGCTCCCAGCAAGGGCTCACGGATAGGTTGATGGCCTCGGCAAGGTGAGATTTGGTGATACGACCATTATCATGAAGTATTTGTAGAATTTTTACGTCGTAGCGATCGAGGCGCATTATGGGTCTCCCTGTTGAATACTAATCATTTCATAAAGGCTGATGACTGGTCGCTGTTATAAGGTGCTTTCCAGTTTGCTTCTGGTATGCCATTTGTTTTGATTTCTTTAGTTGGCTTTTCAATCAGCCTATCTCGCCGCAGTCTTCGGCTATAACTGCGATAGTGTCACCGATATTCACCATAGCAGGAAAACGACGTGCCGCGAAAATACCATTGCGCTGTGACTTGTACTCAACGGGGGCGGTACCTGTGCGCTCGGTCGAGAAGATTCTCACTAATACATCTCCCTTTTTGACGGTATCGCCAAGATCAAATAAGTATTCTGTGATGCCGTGGTGCTGGCTTTGCACATAACAACTTGCATCAGGCATATCTAATAACTTAGTTGGTTGGGTTGGTTGTTCGTAGTCACCGGGCAAGTTGCCTGAGAAGCGTAAGAAGTTGCGAATGCCACGGTCGGAACAAGCGATGGTTTCTGGAGTGCTGGTTCCGCCTCCTCTTAGTTCGGTGGTAACAAAGATTTTTCCCTGAGACTCCACGGCAGTGTCATACAGGCTGGTGGCGTCCATTTCGAGCAAGATCATGGTGTAAGGTGCGCCAAACAGTTTTGCACCTAATATGCAGGCTTCTTCTTGATCGAGATTGTCGAGACGATGGGCAGCGGCGAACGGCACGATATCTAACGTTTTACCACCTGAGTGAATGTCTAACGCAAAATCGCACTTAGGAACTAGGTAACGAGTAAAATAATCCGCAATTTTCTCGGTCACTGTGCCTATGGGGTTGCCGGGAAAGCTGCGATTTAAATTCCCTTTATCGATAAACGACGTACGTGAGGCATTTTGTACCGCAGGTAAGTTCATCATGGGTACAATAATGACACGACCTTGGATTTGATCTGCCTGAAGCGAGTTCGTCAATTTTAGCAGGCTGGTGATGCCTTCGTATTCGTCTCCGTGATTACCGCCAGTAAGCAGTGCGGTTGGTCCGTGACCATTTTTGATCACGGTGATAGGTATCATAATACTGCCCCAAGCGGAGTCGTCATGTGAATAGGGCAGCGTTAAAAAGCCGTGCTGTACACCTTCTCGGTCAAAGTCTATGGTGGCTGTGATCGAGCTTTTTTGCATATCAAGTCCTTTTAGTTCTCAGATCTAGCTCAACAGAGCTTGAGGTTTGAAAAATTAGTGTTTAACAAATAAGTGGCGTGGAAAGTCACACAGCGTTTTTGCTCCATCATGGGTAATGACGATACTTTCCGTTGTTTCTAACCCCCAATCTTTGAACCACAGTCCCGGCATAAAATGGAATGTCATGCCTTCTCTCAAGATGGTTTTATCGGTGTCTCGCAAACTCATGGTTCGTTCCCCCCAATCTGGCGGGTAGCTCAAACCTATTGGATAGCCACAACGGGCGCCTTCGCGTGAGAATCCCGCTTTATCGAGAACCTGGTTTAGTGCATTGGCGATGTCGGCGCAGGTATTTCCGGGCTTTGCCACTTTTAGGCCTGCTTCAAGTCCTAAAGTTAGGGCTTCGTCGGCTCGTTTGAACTTGTCGTCAGGCTCGCCAAGAAAAATAGTGCGTGAGAGTGGGCAATGGTAACGGCGGTGCGCCCCTGCGATTTCAAAAAACGTCCCTTCGCCTTTCTTGAAGGGTCTGTCATCCCAAGTCAGGTGAGGTGCGGAAGCATCAGAACCTGATGGCAAAAGCGGCACAATCGCGGTGTAATCGCCAAAGTGGTCTTCATGCCCGAGCACGGCTTGGCGGTTAATCTCGGCAACAAGGTGGTGTTTCGGTAATCCTGGTTCAATCATGTCGAACGCGACGCGGTGCATATTTTCAACAATGCGAGCGGCACGGTACATGTACGCCAGTTCTTGATCGGATTTAACGGCGCGGCACCAGTTGACTAGTCCAGTTGCATCGAGAAGTTGAGCATTCGGTAGGTGCGTAGTGAGTGATTCGTAAGCGGTGGCGCTAAAGTAATAGTTATCTTTTTCTACGCCGATGCGACCACGATCCCAAAGGCGCGAAGCCAGTACGGCTTCGACCAGGAAATCCATCGGGTGTAGCGGCGGATTCATTACATAATGGTCTGGATAGTAGGTGATGTTTTCTGCCGACATATACGCAGTCCTGTATGCTCCGTTGGCATCTTGGCAGCGTCCAAACCAAACGGGTTCATCAGATGGACCAACAACGACACATTGTGGCACGTAAAAAGACCACCCATCATAGCCTGTTAGCCACGCCATGTTAGAAGGGTCATGAATGATAAGGACATCCAATTCTCTTTCTTCCATCGATTGCCGAACTTTCGTTAACCGATCCTGGAACTCATCCAGTGTAAAATGCAAAGCAACGCCTCTCATATTTTCTCCTTGTTAGAAATCCGACGCCTTATGGGCCTTCGGAGACGCTGAGGTATTTCTACCTTCTACCAGCTAGCCAGATCTGCGTTAAAAATGATTGCAATTTACCTCTGGGGTTGTATTTGGATTGAACGATGCTGTTTAACATGTTTGTTTAACCCATACATTTCATGTCAATCATTACAATTGTGGTTTATTTTTGTGCATTTCACCTCGTTTTGTGAGTTAAAGTTCGCCAATTGTTAAATGGAAGTTACAATGAGCGTTAAAAATGAATCAATTAAAATATTGTGTCATGACAATTTCTTTGAACCCGATCATTCGGCCAGGCATCGCTAAATACATCTCCATTGGTAACTATCTTGTCGAATGTGTCCGCAGTGGTTATCTAAAACCGGGGACTCGATTACCCACACATCGTGAGTTTGCAGAACAAATTGGCGTCAGCGTACAAACGGTGAGCCATGCATATGGTTATGCAGAGAAAAAAGGGGCGATCGAGTCTTGGGTTGGGAATGGTACTTTTGTCAAATCAGGTTTTGTGGATGAAAGTACGGACACGGAGTTCATGCTGACACAAGAGATGAAAGAAACGCCGGATGAAATTGATATGTCGATTGCACATCCGGTGGTGACCGATCGCCACATTACGCTTTTTAATCAGGCGTTAATGGAGATTGCTGGGCAAACAAACAATCGTGGTTTGATCAGTAAAGCAAAGCCGGTAACAGGTCAGCCTCATCATATTGAGTCAGGAGCACGATTTCTAAGTAGCCAAGGGCTGGATGTGGGTGGCGATCAAATATTACTCACAAATGGAGCATGCCATGGTTTAACGTTGGCTTTAAGCACAGTTGTTGAACACGGTGATTTAGTTGCTTGTGGTCACTTGGTTGATCATGGCTTGATCTCTCGCTCGAGAATGCTTGGATTTAAGTTGCAACCACTTGAAATGGATGAGTTTGGTATAACGCCGGATGCATTTGAATGGGCATGTAAACACAAACCAATCAAGGTATTGTGTTGCACACCGAGCATGGCTAACCCGACTAGTGCGCATATGGATGTTGAACGCCGAGAGGCGATAGCGAATATTGCGCAGCAATACGACATCTATGTCATTGAAGATGACGTGTATGGAGCACTAGAACCTAACCGTGTCCCACCCCTTGCCACATTGTTACCCGAACAAGCTTTCTATGTCACCAGTTTAACCAAAGTTGTAGCGCCAGGCATGCGCACTGGCTATCTGACGGTCCCACGTCATTTTTTGCAGCACGCGATTGGTCGTTTAGCGGCAACGAGTTGGTCCGCGACTCCATTACCATTTGAAGTCGCCCATTTGTGGATCGAAAACGGTACGTTAAATCGACTTATTCGCTTTCAAGTCAATGAGTTTGCTAAGCGACAGCGAATAGCAAAAGCCGCTTTAGAAGGGCATGTTTATAGCTCGCACCCGAATGGACAGCACATTTGGTTGAGACTACCCGAGCAGTGGAATAGCGATGATCTGGTTGCTTCGGCTAAGCGTTCAGGGGTGCAGATCACGGGATACAAACCGTTTGTTCTCGATACTAATCAGCCAATGCCTTACGTGCGAATCAGTTTGGGAGCAGAAACAAACCGAGGCTACATCAAACACGGGTTATCTGTGATTGCTGAAATTCTCGATACCAACCCTCCCACCTCACATTTTTTGGTTTGAGCGATAGGTTATTTATGCTTTTATCTGATGGACTTAAACGTTTGTAACTGAGTTTTTTCTTGTCGCCATTGCCTCGGCGATTTCCCCGTCCAACGGCGAAAGTGGCGGCTGA encodes the following:
- a CDS encoding DUF2058 domain-containing protein gives rise to the protein MAKLTLQEQMLKAGLVNEKKLKKAKKGSKKSRVQAREVKAAVEENKRQQLERDKQLSEQQNAERLNKEIKAQINQLIEMNKIDLKDGDIKYNFTHGTLVKSLYVDSLIREQLIKGILAIAIVGESYVVIPHGVANKIAQRDESVIIEQKEAESDIPAEDDPYADFVVPDDLMW
- a CDS encoding Lrp/AsnC family transcriptional regulator, which encodes MRLDRYDVKILQILHDNGRITKSHLAEAINLSVSPCWERVKKLEEAGIIEGYGAKVNTDILFKRTSVMVEVTLKEHNAQAFKRFEQLVQHSPEVTDCYATGGGIDYILKIQSEDIDQYQRLIDNWLDSDVGIERYFTYIVTKTIKRDAGTFEVNQNALL
- a CDS encoding aspartate aminotransferase family protein, which gives rise to MSNKTQQLLEIDRQRVFHASTHLKQYAAGELPGRIISSGSGIRITDSEGIELIDGFAGLYCVNIGYGRTEMADAIYEQAKELAYYHTYVGHTNEALVTLSDRIIKMAPEGMSKVYYGMSGSDANETQLKLVWYYNNARGLPEKKKIISRDRGYHGSSIASGSLTGLPLFHAHFDLPLERIKHTIAPYYYRREDESMSELEFSQYCADQLEAMILEEGPETVAAMIAEPVLGTGGIVPPPAGYWQAIRKVLDKYDVLLIADEVVCGFGRLGSDFGSLHYDMKPDLITVAKGLTSAYQPLSGVIVGERVWSVLENGTDQWGAIGHGYTYSGHPMGAAAANCNLDIIEREGLVQNAAEVGAYLQQRMAETFNDHPLVGDTRGVGLLHALEFSSDKLRRAHFDPNLKVGPQIAAACLEQGLIARAMPHGDILGFAPPLIANRNDIDTIVDKAHQAVNKVMDNLVTSKQWQP
- the ehuR gene encoding MocR-like ectoine utilization transcription factor EhuR, whose translation is MNQLKYCVMTISLNPIIRPGIAKYISIGNYLVECVRSGYLKPGTRLPTHREFAEQIGVSVQTVSHAYGYAEKKGAIESWVGNGTFVKSGFVDESTDTEFMLTQEMKETPDEIDMSIAHPVVTDRHITLFNQALMEIAGQTNNRGLISKAKPVTGQPHHIESGARFLSSQGLDVGGDQILLTNGACHGLTLALSTVVEHGDLVACGHLVDHGLISRSRMLGFKLQPLEMDEFGITPDAFEWACKHKPIKVLCCTPSMANPTSAHMDVERREAIANIAQQYDIYVIEDDVYGALEPNRVPPLATLLPEQAFYVTSLTKVVAPGMRTGYLTVPRHFLQHAIGRLAATSWSATPLPFEVAHLWIENGTLNRLIRFQVNEFAKRQRIAKAALEGHVYSSHPNGQHIWLRLPEQWNSDDLVASAKRSGVQITGYKPFVLDTNQPMPYVRISLGAETNRGYIKHGLSVIAEILDTNPPTSHFLV
- the doeA gene encoding ectoine hydrolase DoeA (DoeA (degradation of ectoine A) is also called EutD (ectoine utilization D).), translating into MRGVALHFTLDEFQDRLTKVRQSMEERELDVLIIHDPSNMAWLTGYDGWSFYVPQCVVVGPSDEPVWFGRCQDANGAYRTAYMSAENITYYPDHYVMNPPLHPMDFLVEAVLASRLWDRGRIGVEKDNYYFSATAYESLTTHLPNAQLLDATGLVNWCRAVKSDQELAYMYRAARIVENMHRVAFDMIEPGLPKHHLVAEINRQAVLGHEDHFGDYTAIVPLLPSGSDASAPHLTWDDRPFKKGEGTFFEIAGAHRRYHCPLSRTIFLGEPDDKFKRADEALTLGLEAGLKVAKPGNTCADIANALNQVLDKAGFSREGARCGYPIGLSYPPDWGERTMSLRDTDKTILREGMTFHFMPGLWFKDWGLETTESIVITHDGAKTLCDFPRHLFVKH
- a CDS encoding NAD-dependent succinate-semialdehyde dehydrogenase, with the translated sequence MAALHSLHTEELKASHDMMAIMKDVRLVRGLAYVNGKWVSGDQFHPVDNPADGTVIGYITKLSQQQLYQAIDEADQAFRQWRKMQAEERAEILMRWHDLILESKQDLAHLMVMEQGKTLGDAVGEIDYGASFVRWFAEEARRSYGETIPSHIPNAQLSTVREPIGVAALITPWNFPNAMITRKAAAALAIGCPVLIKPASETPFSALALAELADRAGFPPGVFNVITGDAVMVSQALCHSDKVKALSFTGSTRVGKLLLRDAAQTVKKCSMELGGNAPFIVLPDMDVEQAAKAAVDAKFQTAGQDCLAANRIFVPDDKYEAFLEAFAKEMSHIVLGNGLDEKTTMGPLINRTAVDKAHDLVRDALDKGARLVAGYHQPVPGENFFAPTLLADVTPEMAVYREENFCPVAGVLPYQDLDTVIEMSNDTEYGLAAYVYGHDIHQIWHCMRGLEFGMVSVNSVKMTGHPIPFGGVKQSGLGREGSRHGFEEYSEIKYCCLGALPTVSGS
- the doeB gene encoding N(2)-acetyl-L-2,4-diaminobutanoate deacetylase DoeB, which codes for MQKSSITATIDFDREGVQHGFLTLPYSHDDSAWGSIMIPITVIKNGHGPTALLTGGNHGDEYEGITSLLKLTNSLQADQIQGRVIIVPMMNLPAVQNASRTSFIDKGNLNRSFPGNPIGTVTEKIADYFTRYLVPKCDFALDIHSGGKTLDIVPFAAAHRLDNLDQEEACILGAKLFGAPYTMILLEMDATSLYDTAVESQGKIFVTTELRGGGTSTPETIACSDRGIRNFLRFSGNLPGDYEQPTQPTKLLDMPDASCYVQSQHHGITEYLFDLGDTVKKGDVLVRIFSTERTGTAPVEYKSQRNGIFAARRFPAMVNIGDTIAVIAEDCGEIG